One window of the Colius striatus isolate bColStr4 chromosome 19, bColStr4.1.hap1, whole genome shotgun sequence genome contains the following:
- the TLR4 gene encoding toll-like receptor 4: MPRRGILPLWTLMLLLQLVLGPSQLAGCLLSLCLEVIPNKTFRCTGLNNSGVPAEVPNTTQHLDLSFSNLNSLGSNYFSSVPELQLLDLSRCQLHTIEDNSFKGLHRLSTLILTANSLQYLGTAAFYGLTSLKKLVLVEANIVSLTDLPIGHLHTLQELNLAYNNIASLKLPKYFTNLTSLRHLSFLSNNITYISKGDLDALRKVNRLNFTLVLSLNDIKYIEPGSFGKIHLGELVLKSSFGNFHVMHTSLQGLTGLQVNRLIVGEFNDKQKLVSFESGLLNGLCQVQMQEFVLITFRGFKNNTDTLFNCIGNVSSIRLVDLGLEEVSEVPARSQVKQLECKKCRFREVPAVKLSLFKELRVLRIIKSKHLNSFRQKFKSLHNLEVIDLSENRLSFTGCCSSRFQECPNLKHLNLSFNSEISLTGDFTNVKNLLYLDFQHTKLFGPGSYPVFLSLQKLIYLDISYTKTHVESRCTFCGLNSLQVLKMAGNSFENNKLANSFKNLSRLHTLDISSCKLVQVDQSTFDALSELKELNISNNKLLIFDPVVYKPLQALRALDFSNNQLSVLLDSALEILPDNLVLLDISQNLFECSCGYLNFLKWIKEKQELLQNKELMLCHTPAYMKNVSLSSFDTSSCQLKAGMVSLSVITLLAAVVFILLIYKYYFQLYYALVLLSGCKQSAERGDTYDAFVIHSSKDQDWVIKELVEPLEGGRPPFQLCLYYRDFLPGVPIVTNIIQEGFLSSRNVIAVISPDFLESKWCSYEFDIAQSWQLVEGKAGIIMIVLEEVNKALLRQKLGLSRYLRRNTYLEWKNNEISRHIFWRQLTGVLLEGKKWNHEEVKLM, from the exons GTCATCCCTAACAAAACTTTCAGATGCACAGGATTGAACAACTCTGGAGTTCCTGCTGAAGTCCCAAATACCACCCAGCACTTGGATCTCAGTTTCAGCAATCTGAATTCTCTGGGgtcaaattatttttcatcagtCCCTGAACTGCAGCTTCTGGATCTTTCAAG GTGCCAACTCCATACAATAGAAGATAATTCCTTTAAGGGTCTTCACAGACTTTCTACCTTGATTTTAACTGCCAATTCCCTCCAGTACCTGGGGACAGCAGCCTTCTATGGCCTAACATCTCTGAAAAAATTAGTACTGGTGGAAGCCAACATAGTCTCTCTGACTGACCTGCCCATTGGACACTTGCATACCCTGCAGGAGCTGAATTTGGCCTACAACAACATCGCTTCATTGAAGCTTCCCAAGTATTTCACCAACCTGACCTCTCTCAGGCACCTGAGTTTCCTCTCTAACAACATCACATATATCTCCAAAGGAGACCTTGATGCCCTAAGAAAAGTGAACAGGCTTAACTTTACACTGGTGCTTTCCTTGAATGATATAAAATACATAGAGCCAGGCTCCTTTGGAAAGATTCACCTTGGTGAGCTGGTTCTAAAGTCCTCTTTTGGGAACTTTCATGTGATGCACACTTCTCTTCAAGGCCTGACTGGTTTACAGGTCAACAGACTAATAGTTGGAGAATTCAATGACAAGCAGAAACTGGTAAGCTTTGAGAGTGGACTCTTGAATGGACTATGTCAGGTACAAATGCAAGAGTTTGTCTTAATCACTTTCAGAGGATTTAAGAATAACACAGACACTCTTTTTAATTGCATAGGCAACGTCTCTAGTATTCGGTTGGTGGACCTTGGACTTGAAGAGGTGTCAGAGGTTCCTGCGCGCTCTCAAGTGAAACAACTGGAATGCAAGAAATGCAGGTTTAGAGAAGTACCTGCTGTGAAGCTGTCTCTTTTCAAGGAGCTGAGAGTGCTTCGTATTATCAAGAGCAAACACCTCAATAGCTTCCGGCAGAAATTTAAGAGCCTGCACAACCTGGAGGTGATAGATTTGAGTGAGAATCGCCTCTCCTTCACTGGCTGCTGCTCTTCTCGTTTCCAGGAATGTCCCAACTTGAAACACTTGAACCTAAGCTTCAATTCGGAAATCAGCCTGACTGGAGACTTCACTAATGTGAAGAATTTGCTGTATTTGGACTTTCAGCACACAAAATTGTTTGGTCCTGGCTCCTACCCTGTCTTTCTATCCCTCCAGAAACTCATTTACCTCGACATTTCCTATACTAAAACTCACGTAGAGTCCCGGTGTACGTTTTGTGGCTTGAACTCCTTGCAAGTGCTCAAGATGGCAGGCAATTCCTTTGAGAACAATAAATTGGCCAACAGCTTCAAAAACCTAAGTCGCCTACACACCTTGGATATTTCAAGTTGCAAGTTAGTACAGGTGGATCAAAGTACATTTGATGCCCTCTCTGAACTAAAAGAGCTAAACATCAGCAACAATAAGCTACTGATCTTTGATCCTGTAGTCTACAAGCCACTCCAAGCCCTCAGAGCCCTGGATTTCAGCAACAACCAGCTGAGTGTTCTGTTGGACTCAGCCCTGGAAATCCTGCCTGATAATCTGGTCCTGTTAGACATCTCTCAAAACCTGTTTGAATGCTCTTGTGGGTACCTGAACTTTCTGAAATGGATCAAGGAAAAGCAGGAGCTACTGCAGAACAAGGAGCTGATGTTGTGCCACACACCTGCATACATGAAGAACGTGAGCCTGTCGAGTTTTGATACATCCTCCTGCCAACTCAAGGCAGGCATGGTGTCACTCTCAGTGATCACATTACTTGCTGCAGTGGTGTTCATCTTGCTGATCTACAAGTACTACTTCCAGCTGTACTATGCATTGGTGCTGCTCAGTGGGTGTAAGCAATCTGCAGAACGGGGTGATACCTACGATGCATTTGTTATCCACTCCAGCAAAGACCAAGATTGGGTGATAAAAGAGCTGGTGGAACCCTTAGAAGGAGGAAGACCTCCTTTCCAGCTTTGTCTTTACTACAGGGATTTCCTACCAGGGGTACCTATTGTCACCAATATCATCCAAGAAGGTTTTCTGAGTAGCAGAAATGTCATTGCAGTCATTTCTCCTGACTTTCTTGAAAGTAAGTGGTGTAGCTATGAGTTTGATATTGCCCAGTCTTGGCAGCTTGTTGAAGGAAAAGCTGGAATCATCATGATTGTACTAGAAGAAGTGAATAAAGCCTTGCTGAGGCAGAAGCTGGGGCTATCCCGATACCTGAGGAGAAACACATATCTGGAGTGGAAAAATAATGAGATAAGCAGGCACATCTTCTGGAGGCAGCTGACAGGAGTCCTACTAGAAGGCAAAAAGTGGAATCATGAGGAAGTAAAGCTCATGTGA